From the genome of Ectobacillus sp. JY-23, one region includes:
- a CDS encoding class I SAM-dependent methyltransferase: MSYQQFALLYDELMSDVPYEKWVSFVERKMSEYHLTAPSLLDVACGTGSVALPLMQKGYDVTVVDLSDDMLSVAHEKVLSAGYDAAFYQQDMRELSLGREFDCVTIFCDSLNYVTSEDGIKQTFKKVYEHVKPGGLFLFDVHSLYKIHQVFMNETYTINEEKVALIWNCFPGEEPDSVEHEMTFFVQDGEYYQRFDELHVQRGYETDHIASWLEEAGFTVLCVEGDFTEELTDTTERIFFTAQKKPR; the protein is encoded by the coding sequence ATGAGTTATCAACAATTCGCGTTGCTTTATGATGAACTCATGAGCGATGTTCCATATGAGAAATGGGTGTCGTTTGTTGAGAGAAAAATGAGCGAATATCACTTGACTGCTCCTTCCTTATTAGATGTTGCATGTGGAACTGGAAGTGTTGCCCTGCCCCTTATGCAAAAAGGGTATGATGTAACTGTGGTAGACTTATCAGATGATATGCTATCTGTTGCTCATGAAAAGGTGCTGTCTGCAGGCTATGATGCTGCATTTTATCAACAGGATATGAGGGAGCTGTCACTTGGCAGGGAATTTGATTGTGTCACGATTTTTTGTGATTCTCTCAATTATGTAACATCAGAAGATGGTATAAAACAGACGTTTAAAAAGGTATATGAGCATGTAAAGCCCGGCGGCTTGTTTTTATTTGATGTACACTCACTTTATAAAATACATCAAGTATTTATGAATGAAACGTATACAATTAATGAGGAAAAAGTCGCTTTAATTTGGAATTGCTTTCCTGGTGAAGAGCCAGACAGTGTTGAGCATGAAATGACATTTTTTGTGCAAGACGGTGAATATTATCAGCGCTTTGATGAACTTCATGTGCAGCGAGGGTATGAAACGGACCATATTGCATCTTGGCTTGAAGAAGCTGGTTTTACTGTATTGTGTGTGGAAGGTGACTTTACGGAAGAACTGACAGATACAACAGAACGTATCTTTTTTACTGCGCAAAAAAAACCGCGATGA
- the rsfS gene encoding ribosome silencing factor — protein MKELELLHVAVKAADDKKAEDIVALNMQGISTIADYFIICHGNSDKQVQAIAREMKEKAHEHGFDVKRIEGMEEAQWVLVDMGDVVAHIFHRDDRDYYNLERLWGDAPREDIEVALR, from the coding sequence ATGAAAGAATTAGAACTATTACACGTAGCAGTAAAGGCTGCTGACGATAAAAAAGCAGAGGATATTGTGGCATTAAATATGCAAGGCATTTCTACGATTGCAGATTATTTTATTATTTGCCACGGTAATTCTGATAAACAAGTACAAGCCATTGCTCGTGAAATGAAGGAAAAAGCGCATGAGCACGGATTTGATGTAAAGCGTATTGAGGGCATGGAAGAAGCACAATGGGTACTTGTAGATATGGGAGATGTTGTAGCTCACATTTTCCATCGTGATGATCGTGATTATTATAATTTGGAAAGACTGTGGGGCGATGCACCGCGTGAAGACATCGAGGTGGCGTTGCGTTAA
- the yqeK gene encoding bis(5'-nucleosyl)-tetraphosphatase (symmetrical) YqeK, translating to MEQKEALEIVRKQLHDKRYVHTIGVMETAIQLARRFGADEKKAELAAIFHDYAKCRPIREMQEIIGRESMPKDLLDYNKELWHAPVGAYLVQEEVGIYDKDILQAIAYHTSGHTEMTLLDKVVWVADYIEPGRQFPGVEQVRELAEQDLDAALLQALKNTITYLLQKNQRVYPLTFHTYNALLKEE from the coding sequence ATGGAACAAAAGGAAGCGCTGGAAATTGTTCGAAAACAACTTCATGATAAGCGTTATGTTCATACGATAGGAGTTATGGAAACCGCTATACAACTGGCTCGTCGGTTTGGAGCAGATGAAAAAAAAGCAGAACTAGCCGCCATTTTTCATGATTACGCAAAATGCCGACCTATTCGTGAGATGCAAGAAATTATTGGAAGAGAAAGCATGCCAAAGGACTTGCTTGATTATAATAAGGAGCTTTGGCATGCACCGGTGGGAGCTTACCTTGTTCAAGAGGAGGTAGGTATCTATGACAAAGACATTTTACAAGCGATTGCGTATCATACAAGTGGACATACAGAGATGACATTGTTAGATAAAGTAGTATGGGTAGCTGATTATATTGAGCCGGGCCGGCAATTCCCTGGTGTTGAGCAAGTAAGAGAATTAGCGGAGCAAGATTTGGATGCCGCATTGCTACAGGCGTTGAAAAACACAATTACGTATCTGCTACAAAAGAATCAGCGTGTATATCCACTTACATTTCATACGTATAACGCACTACTCAAGGAGGAATAG
- a CDS encoding nicotinate-nucleotide adenylyltransferase has protein sequence MKKIGIIGGTFDPPHNGHLLIANEVRHALELEEVWFMPNRVPPHKQDRKIASEAHRVTMLELALNGVTNTAICKEELHGNGPSYTYDTIKRLCGKYPEREFYFIIGGDMVEYLPKWYRIDELLKLITFVGVTRPGYSLSSPYPLIRLEIPEFAVSSSLLRERFAKGETTAYLLPEDVRNYIERNELYGTKGSAGNCSKTTS, from the coding sequence ATGAAGAAAATAGGAATCATCGGCGGTACATTTGATCCCCCGCACAACGGACACCTTCTCATTGCAAATGAAGTAAGGCATGCTTTAGAGCTGGAGGAAGTCTGGTTTATGCCCAATCGAGTTCCTCCCCATAAGCAGGACAGAAAAATTGCCAGTGAAGCGCACCGGGTAACTATGCTAGAGTTGGCGTTGAACGGAGTTACCAATACAGCCATCTGTAAAGAGGAATTACATGGAAATGGACCTTCTTATACGTATGATACAATAAAAAGGCTGTGCGGTAAGTATCCGGAACGCGAGTTTTATTTTATAATCGGTGGGGATATGGTAGAATATCTCCCGAAATGGTACCGTATAGACGAATTATTAAAACTCATTACATTCGTAGGAGTAACGAGACCGGGTTATTCGCTATCGTCTCCATATCCGCTCATTCGTCTAGAGATTCCAGAGTTTGCAGTGTCTTCTTCTCTTTTGCGAGAGCGTTTTGCGAAGGGTGAGACAACAGCGTACTTGTTGCCGGAAGACGTACGCAACTATATTGAAAGGAATGAGTTGTATGGAACAAAAGGAAGCGCTGGAAATTGTTCGAAAACAACTTCATGA
- the yhbY gene encoding ribosome assembly RNA-binding protein YhbY: MLTGKQKRYLRAQAHHLSPIFQVGKGGVNENMIKQIQEALEVRELIKVSVLQNCDEDRHEVAEALSEGAGAELVQVIGSTIVLYKESRENKQIVLP; encoded by the coding sequence ATGTTAACAGGAAAACAAAAGCGTTATTTACGTGCGCAGGCACATCATCTTTCTCCTATTTTTCAAGTAGGAAAAGGCGGCGTAAATGAAAATATGATAAAACAAATTCAAGAAGCGTTAGAAGTGAGGGAATTAATTAAGGTGAGCGTGCTTCAAAATTGTGATGAGGATCGTCATGAAGTAGCAGAGGCGCTTTCTGAAGGCGCTGGAGCGGAGTTAGTACAAGTAATTGGCAGCACAATTGTATTATACAAAGAATCCAGAGAGAACAAACAAATCGTTTTACCATGA
- the aroE gene encoding shikimate dehydrogenase, with product MRRLYGVIGDPIGHSLSPAMHNDAFLHQDIDAHYEAFHIKEAELADAIQKLRVKQIDGFNVTTPHKETIMGHLDEIDDLAKRIGAVNTVVRRGNRLIGYNTDGIGYVRALQELSGAVTDKRILLIGAGGACKAIYFSLASVGAKYVDIANRTTARAQAIVASGKLSSRVFTPQKVNLEAYDIIINTTTVGMYPQVNETPVFVQSVKQHAVVSDIIYNPFETKLLQDAKRAGAIVQNGIDMFVYQGALAFELWTGIWPDVNRMKKLVIQKLGG from the coding sequence ATGAGACGTTTATATGGTGTAATTGGAGATCCGATCGGGCATTCTTTATCGCCCGCCATGCACAACGATGCGTTTTTACATCAAGACATAGATGCGCATTATGAAGCGTTTCATATTAAAGAAGCAGAGCTTGCAGATGCGATTCAGAAATTGCGTGTAAAACAAATTGATGGTTTTAATGTTACAACACCACACAAAGAAACCATTATGGGACATTTGGACGAAATAGACGATTTAGCGAAGCGTATCGGAGCTGTTAATACAGTTGTGCGCAGGGGAAACAGACTTATCGGCTATAACACCGATGGTATTGGTTATGTTCGTGCACTACAAGAACTGAGTGGTGCTGTTACCGATAAACGGATTTTGTTGATTGGTGCGGGCGGTGCATGTAAAGCGATTTACTTTTCATTAGCTTCAGTTGGGGCTAAATATGTAGATATAGCAAATCGTACGACTGCACGAGCGCAAGCTATAGTAGCTTCTGGAAAGCTGAGTTCGCGTGTATTTACACCGCAGAAAGTGAATCTTGAAGCATATGATATCATTATTAATACGACAACAGTGGGGATGTACCCGCAGGTGAATGAAACACCTGTTTTTGTACAGTCTGTAAAACAACATGCAGTTGTTTCAGATATTATTTACAACCCGTTTGAAACGAAACTTCTTCAAGATGCCAAGCGAGCCGGAGCAATTGTGCAAAACGGAATAGATATGTTTGTGTATCAAGGGGCGTTGGCATTTGAATTATGGACAGGTATATGGCCGGATGTTAATCGAATGAAAAAGCTTGTAATTCAAAAACTCGGAGGTTGA
- the yqeH gene encoding ribosome biogenesis GTPase YqeH, giving the protein MIEAVKCVGCGVTIQTEDPNKLGYAPPSALEKEEVICQRCFRLKHYNEIQDVELTDDDFLRILNGIGQTDALVVKIVDIFDFNGSWLPGLHRFIGNNKVLLVGNKSDLIPKSVRPEKMIHWMKYSAKQLGLKPADVFLISSAKGHGIRELAQAIDEHREGKDVYVVGCTNVGKSTFINRMIKEFSEETNNVITTSHFPGTTLDLIDIPLDQTSSMYDTPGIINHHQMAHFVGKHSLKIITPTKEVKAKTFQLNEEQTLFFGGMARFDYIKGGRRPFVCYVSNQVNIHRTKLEKADELYREHAGELLSPPSPEELANFPELIRHEFMIREPKTDIVISGLGWITVNEAGAKVAVHVPKGVSASLRKSLI; this is encoded by the coding sequence TTGATAGAAGCAGTGAAATGTGTAGGATGTGGTGTGACGATTCAAACAGAGGATCCAAATAAACTTGGCTATGCACCACCGTCTGCACTTGAGAAAGAAGAAGTAATATGTCAGCGTTGTTTTCGTTTAAAGCACTACAATGAAATTCAAGATGTGGAGCTAACTGATGATGATTTTTTACGTATTTTAAATGGTATCGGACAAACGGATGCTCTTGTGGTTAAAATCGTAGATATCTTCGACTTTAATGGAAGCTGGCTTCCAGGATTGCACCGTTTTATTGGTAACAATAAAGTGTTGCTAGTAGGAAACAAATCTGATCTAATTCCTAAATCTGTGCGTCCAGAGAAAATGATTCATTGGATGAAGTATAGCGCCAAACAACTGGGGCTAAAGCCTGCAGATGTATTCTTAATCAGCTCTGCTAAGGGTCACGGCATTCGTGAATTAGCGCAAGCAATTGATGAGCATCGTGAAGGTAAAGATGTGTATGTGGTTGGCTGTACTAATGTAGGAAAATCAACATTTATCAATCGCATGATTAAAGAATTTAGCGAAGAAACGAACAATGTAATTACGACATCACATTTTCCTGGAACTACGCTCGACTTAATTGACATTCCCCTTGATCAGACATCTTCTATGTATGATACACCAGGAATTATTAATCATCATCAGATGGCGCATTTTGTGGGCAAACACAGCTTGAAGATAATTACTCCGACGAAGGAAGTCAAAGCGAAAACGTTTCAATTGAATGAAGAGCAAACTTTATTCTTTGGAGGAATGGCTCGTTTTGACTATATCAAAGGCGGCCGTCGTCCGTTTGTATGTTACGTATCTAATCAAGTGAACATTCATCGTACAAAGCTTGAAAAAGCGGATGAATTGTATCGTGAACATGCTGGCGAGTTACTGAGTCCGCCTTCACCTGAGGAGCTTGCTAACTTTCCGGAATTGATTCGTCATGAGTTCATGATTCGCGAACCGAAAACGGATATTGTTATATCAGGTCTCGGTTGGATTACTGTAAATGAAGCCGGTGCTAAAGTGGCGGTTCATGTACCGAAAGGTGTCAGTGCATCTTTACGAAAATCACTTATTTAA
- a CDS encoding YqeG family HAD IIIA-type phosphatase yields the protein MLKLFLPSEYVKNVYHITPAALKERGVKGIITDLDNTLIEWDRPSATPQLIQWFKEMQDAGIKVTIVSNNNEKRVRFFSDPLQIPFIYKARKPMGKAFRRALKAMELKPEEVVVVGDQLLTDVLGGNRMGLHTILVVPVAQSDGFVTRFNRKIERRIMSNLKRQGLIQWEE from the coding sequence ATGTTAAAACTGTTTTTACCAAGTGAGTATGTTAAAAATGTTTATCATATCACACCAGCAGCTCTAAAAGAGCGAGGTGTGAAAGGAATTATTACCGATCTTGATAATACTCTGATTGAATGGGACCGACCAAGCGCAACGCCGCAATTAATTCAATGGTTTAAAGAAATGCAAGATGCGGGCATTAAGGTCACAATCGTATCTAATAATAATGAAAAACGAGTACGCTTCTTTTCGGACCCACTGCAGATTCCATTTATCTATAAAGCAAGAAAACCGATGGGAAAAGCTTTTCGCAGGGCATTAAAAGCAATGGAACTGAAGCCGGAAGAAGTGGTGGTGGTAGGCGATCAATTGCTTACAGATGTACTCGGAGGAAATCGGATGGGGTTGCATACCATTTTGGTTGTGCCTGTTGCCCAGTCTGACGGTTTTGTAACACGTTTTAATCGTAAAATTGAAAGAAGAATCATGAGTAACCTAAAACGACAGGGCTTGATTCAATGGGAGGAATAA
- a CDS encoding sporulation histidine kinase inhibitor Sda, with protein MQRLSDKLLTESYYKAKELKLNPEFILLIQQEMIRRSLQDKPKQPVQQA; from the coding sequence ATGCAAAGATTATCTGATAAATTACTTACTGAATCTTATTATAAAGCAAAAGAGCTGAAATTAAATCCTGAGTTCATTTTACTGATTCAACAAGAAATGATTCGTCGCTCTTTACAGGACAAGCCTAAGCAACCTGTACAGCAAGCGTAA
- a CDS encoding phosphatidylserine decarboxylase codes for MRRTFYRLFIELTNGRFTSYLLRKFTQSRLSAFLIPSYARVFRIQQDEMERELREYKTLHELFTRRLQPGRRTIDTAPDSVVSPVDGMLEDYGAITDEKQFVIKGKTYSIVDMLGTNERAETYGGGTYMVLYLSPSHYHRIHSPVSGTVRERFVLGRKSYPVNQLGLRYGKEPLSKNYRSVTELVTESSRIAMVKVGAMFVNSIELLHERDAVEKGEEMAYFTFGSTVVLLFEKNTVVLDHLDKGKGIRVGERLGRML; via the coding sequence TTGCGACGCACATTTTATCGCTTATTTATTGAATTAACGAACGGCCGCTTTACATCTTACCTGTTGCGCAAGTTTACACAATCGCGCCTGAGTGCATTTCTCATTCCTTCGTACGCACGTGTGTTTCGAATTCAACAGGATGAAATGGAGCGCGAGTTACGAGAATATAAAACGCTGCATGAATTGTTTACAAGGCGTTTGCAGCCTGGGCGACGCACCATTGACACCGCACCGGATAGTGTAGTAAGTCCTGTAGACGGTATGCTAGAAGACTACGGCGCCATTACAGATGAAAAGCAGTTTGTAATCAAAGGTAAGACGTATTCCATTGTAGATATGCTTGGTACGAATGAAAGAGCGGAAACTTATGGCGGCGGTACATATATGGTGTTATATTTAAGTCCGAGTCACTATCATCGTATCCATAGTCCTGTATCGGGAACAGTACGAGAGCGGTTTGTGTTAGGACGGAAATCATATCCGGTAAATCAGCTTGGCTTACGCTACGGTAAAGAACCGCTTTCTAAAAATTATCGTTCGGTCACAGAGCTTGTAACAGAAAGCAGTCGCATTGCTATGGTAAAAGTAGGTGCCATGTTTGTAAATAGCATTGAACTTCTTCACGAACGAGATGCTGTTGAGAAAGGTGAAGAAATGGCCTACTTTACATTTGGGTCCACTGTTGTTTTATTATTTGAAAAGAATACTGTTGTGCTGGATCATCTGGACAAAGGCAAAGGTATTCGAGTGGGCGAGCGTTTAGGACGTATGCTATAA
- the sigK gene encoding RNA polymerase sporulation sigma factor SigK, with protein MSILAAIGYLVRELILFVSYVKNNAFPQPLSPDDERKYLELMEQGDAEARNILIEHNLRLVAHIVKKFENTGEDAEDLISIGTIGLIKAIESYSQGKGTKLATYAARCIENEILMHLRALKKTKKDISLHDPIGQDKEGNEISLIDILKSESEDVIDTIQLSMELEKIREYIDILDDREKEVIVNRFGLGLEKEKTQREIAKELGISRSYVSRIEKRALMKMFHEFVRAEKDKKNSKS; from the coding sequence GTGAGTATATTGGCTGCAATTGGATACTTAGTTCGGGAATTAATCTTGTTTGTTTCCTACGTAAAAAACAACGCATTCCCGCAGCCGCTGTCACCGGATGATGAAAGAAAATATTTAGAATTGATGGAGCAGGGAGATGCGGAGGCGCGTAATATTTTAATCGAACATAACTTGCGCCTTGTGGCTCATATTGTTAAGAAATTTGAAAACACTGGTGAAGACGCTGAAGACCTTATCTCAATTGGAACAATTGGGCTAATTAAGGCAATTGAAAGCTACTCCCAAGGAAAGGGAACGAAGCTCGCAACGTACGCAGCAAGGTGTATTGAAAATGAGATTCTTATGCATCTCCGTGCGCTCAAAAAAACGAAAAAGGATATATCCTTGCATGATCCAATCGGGCAAGATAAGGAAGGGAATGAAATATCATTAATTGATATCTTAAAATCGGAATCAGAGGATGTCATTGATACAATTCAACTTAGTATGGAACTAGAAAAGATTAGAGAGTATATTGATATTTTGGATGACCGAGAAAAAGAGGTGATTGTAAATCGCTTTGGATTGGGATTAGAGAAGGAAAAAACACAACGTGAGATTGCAAAGGAACTTGGTATTTCGCGGAGCTACGTATCTCGTATTGAAAAACGAGCACTTATGAAGATGTTTCATGAATTTGTAAGAGCAGAAAAAGACAAGAAAAACAGCAAATCCTAA
- a CDS encoding DUF4259 domain-containing protein has translation MGAWGTGIFDNDTTCDVRDDFFEFLEEGLSVQEATQQVLDTHLEEFEEEDLEVISWVYTGLAAAQLEKNVLQEEIRVKAIDLINQGADLELWAESGEDEDYEERKKVLSELRSKLEATNT, from the coding sequence ATGGGAGCTTGGGGAACCGGCATATTTGATAATGATACAACTTGTGATGTGAGAGATGATTTTTTCGAATTCTTAGAAGAAGGATTATCAGTTCAAGAAGCAACACAGCAAGTATTAGATACGCATTTAGAGGAGTTTGAAGAAGAAGACCTAGAAGTAATTTCCTGGGTATACACCGGACTCGCAGCTGCGCAACTAGAAAAAAATGTGCTGCAAGAAGAAATTCGCGTAAAAGCCATCGACTTAATTAATCAAGGCGCAGACTTAGAACTTTGGGCTGAAAGTGGAGAAGATGAAGACTATGAAGAACGAAAAAAGGTTCTGAGTGAACTAAGATCAAAGCTTGAAGCGACTAATACATAA
- a CDS encoding DUF3231 family protein, with protein MNIPTNSIGAKLATSLAQTSQTLRVQEYMLQGKELSNKHVKIFSSALVDNDTIVPGSPDVCITHSTTSIFSDKLMMFHMSFLGAAGIGNYGTAAAASQRSDLVLSYERLSLEIAKYAKDDAYLMIQNNWLEQPPGTKDKDKLAKEKE; from the coding sequence ATGAACATCCCAACCAATTCCATCGGCGCAAAACTGGCAACCAGCCTCGCTCAAACATCACAAACCCTAAGGGTACAAGAGTATATGTTACAAGGCAAGGAACTGAGCAACAAACATGTGAAAATATTTTCATCAGCTCTCGTTGATAACGATACGATTGTTCCAGGTTCACCAGATGTATGCATTACTCATTCAACTACATCCATTTTTTCAGATAAATTAATGATGTTTCATATGTCATTTCTCGGTGCCGCTGGAATAGGAAACTATGGAACAGCCGCGGCTGCTAGTCAAAGAAGCGATCTTGTTTTAAGTTACGAAAGACTCTCTCTCGAAATCGCCAAGTATGCAAAAGACGACGCTTATCTTATGATTCAAAATAATTGGCTAGAGCAGCCTCCGGGAACAAAGGATAAAGACAAGTTGGCAAAAGAAAAGGAATAG
- a CDS encoding 2TM domain-containing protein, producing MWCTPVIDLVLLTLTVIDLKGGKSATFFHGAAAYYIGMTMAFGQVLIRWADERFAYQFADGALPTRQPKYGRAHAARERKGWYRHLIGWAIGNILLVSMIVLVGNQERTEALYQVMQLWGLLLAIDFVWSFSYSVFPKKEKNTAV from the coding sequence TTGTGGTGTACTCCAGTTATTGATTTAGTTTTGCTTACTTTAACGGTAATAGATTTAAAAGGTGGTAAATCGGCAACCTTTTTTCATGGTGCGGCAGCTTACTATATAGGCATGACAATGGCGTTTGGTCAGGTGTTAATTAGGTGGGCGGATGAACGATTTGCATATCAATTTGCAGATGGAGCGCTTCCGACCCGGCAACCTAAGTATGGGCGAGCGCATGCGGCAAGAGAACGAAAGGGATGGTATAGGCATCTGATCGGCTGGGCGATTGGAAACATCTTATTAGTGAGCATGATTGTGTTGGTAGGAAATCAAGAGAGGACAGAGGCATTATACCAAGTTATGCAATTATGGGGATTACTCTTAGCCATAGACTTTGTATGGAGTTTTAGCTACAGTGTATTTCCTAAAAAAGAAAAGAACACTGCTGTATAA
- a CDS encoding TetR/AcrR family transcriptional regulator has product MPKIVDHHKQKQKLAEAAWRLIRRDGIESVTVRKVAEEAGISPGSMRYYFSSQSELFQFSMRLVSDRVYDRVAAIRFTGNPFEDAQTLLFELLPLDDERRAEMEVWTVFHLKALTDKGMQPLASQVYDETKRAVRMIIDALVENGFIKRSIDRNVESTMLFALIDGLALHRIMQPDKLSPDMMKNIVLQHLHALCK; this is encoded by the coding sequence ATGCCAAAAATCGTAGATCACCATAAACAAAAACAAAAGCTAGCCGAGGCCGCCTGGCGACTTATTAGACGCGATGGTATTGAAAGTGTAACTGTACGAAAAGTGGCCGAAGAAGCAGGTATTTCACCGGGTTCCATGCGATACTATTTTTCAAGTCAATCTGAATTATTTCAGTTTTCTATGAGGCTCGTCAGTGATCGTGTATATGACAGAGTTGCCGCTATTCGCTTTACAGGTAACCCATTTGAAGATGCACAAACGTTATTATTCGAACTATTACCGCTCGATGATGAGCGCCGTGCGGAAATGGAGGTGTGGACTGTTTTTCATCTCAAAGCGCTCACAGATAAAGGCATGCAGCCACTTGCTTCACAGGTATATGACGAGACGAAGCGTGCAGTTAGGATGATTATTGATGCATTAGTGGAAAATGGATTTATTAAACGTTCTATTGACAGAAACGTAGAAAGTACAATGCTATTTGCACTCATCGACGGGCTAGCTTTACACCGCATTATGCAGCCTGATAAGCTGTCTCCCGATATGATGAAAAACATTGTACTACAGCACCTACATGCGTTATGCAAATAA
- a CDS encoding PolC-type DNA polymerase III translates to MKPYREYVAFDLETTGFHPARGAEIIEIAAVKVLSGEPVSLFQTFVKPNSYIPRHITNLTGITQAHVANAPSVQEALQAFYSFVETSPLIAHNLSFDLTFLKHYTEGEWNIPAVDTLAIARKRLARAKQEYKIASFKLGDVASYFGHTISNAHRAQDDALAVHAIYEALHRIEAK, encoded by the coding sequence ATGAAGCCCTATCGTGAATATGTAGCGTTTGACTTAGAAACAACAGGTTTTCATCCTGCTAGAGGTGCAGAAATCATTGAGATTGCCGCAGTAAAGGTATTATCAGGTGAACCTGTATCTTTGTTCCAGACCTTTGTAAAACCGAACTCCTACATACCAAGACACATTACAAACTTAACAGGCATTACACAAGCGCATGTCGCAAATGCACCCTCTGTACAAGAAGCATTACAAGCATTTTATAGCTTTGTAGAAACGAGTCCACTTATTGCGCACAATTTATCCTTTGACCTTACGTTCTTAAAACACTACACAGAAGGAGAATGGAATATTCCTGCTGTTGATACACTTGCCATCGCTAGAAAAAGGCTGGCACGCGCGAAACAGGAATATAAAATTGCTTCATTCAAGCTAGGAGACGTTGCTTCTTATTTTGGACATACGATTTCAAATGCCCACCGTGCTCAAGACGATGCGCTTGCGGTACATGCTATCTATGAAGCGCTTCATCGTATTGAAGCAAAATAA
- a CDS encoding YeiH family protein — MTEQLITATKQKRLTFYKGITITLALAIMAKFAAQLPLLHIVGQLVIAMILGMLWRSAGGTPNVGTAFSSKVLLRFGIILLGMRLDFQDIVQAGPKVFLIAVIHIVFTIAMIYALTKWLGGDEKIGILTACGTAICGAAAIAAIAPQVKASEEETTLGIATVAVLGTIFTIAYTLLYPILSLSANAYGVLAGGTLHEIAHVVAAAAPGGSVALDTAIIVKLTRVALLIPVALLIGIWWTRRDSVTNDAKHSVPIPWFIFGFLAMSGVNSLHIIPKGIVDLLITCAYLLMAMAMAGMGISVNIKAFQQKGSKVFLATLIGSLLLSMLGFTLLHVL, encoded by the coding sequence ATGACAGAACAACTCATAACAGCTACAAAACAAAAACGATTGACCTTTTATAAAGGTATTACAATTACACTTGCCCTGGCAATCATGGCAAAATTTGCGGCGCAGCTACCTTTATTGCATATTGTAGGACAACTTGTCATTGCTATGATACTCGGCATGCTTTGGAGAAGTGCAGGGGGCACACCAAACGTAGGAACAGCTTTTTCCAGCAAGGTATTGCTTCGGTTTGGCATTATTCTCCTTGGCATGCGCCTCGATTTTCAAGACATTGTACAAGCTGGACCTAAAGTATTCCTAATTGCTGTGATTCATATCGTATTTACAATCGCAATGATATACGCGCTCACTAAATGGCTAGGCGGCGATGAAAAAATTGGCATACTAACAGCTTGCGGCACAGCAATTTGTGGCGCGGCAGCGATAGCTGCCATTGCGCCGCAAGTGAAAGCGTCTGAGGAAGAAACAACTTTAGGCATTGCCACAGTCGCTGTGCTCGGAACAATTTTTACAATTGCATACACGTTGCTGTATCCTATCTTATCCTTGTCTGCCAATGCGTACGGTGTGTTGGCGGGCGGCACGCTTCATGAAATTGCACACGTTGTAGCAGCAGCCGCTCCGGGTGGAAGCGTAGCCCTAGATACAGCTATTATTGTCAAGCTGACGCGCGTGGCATTATTAATACCTGTAGCGCTTCTTATCGGTATATGGTGGACAAGACGCGATTCTGTCACCAACGACGCTAAGCATTCCGTTCCTATTCCTTGGTTTATTTTCGGATTTCTTGCGATGAGCGGGGTTAACTCACTGCATATAATCCCGAAAGGAATTGTAGATCTGCTTATAACATGCGCTTATCTTCTTATGGCGATGGCGATGGCCGGCATGGGAATAAGTGTAAATATAAAGGCTTTTCAGCAAAAAGGGAGCAAGGTGTTTTTAGCCACTTTAATAGGATCCTTACTGTTATCAATGCTAGGCTTTACCTTACTACATGTGCTATAA